One region of Duncaniella freteri genomic DNA includes:
- a CDS encoding DUF3575 domain-containing protein translates to MKRLIIFLLLDIFVGSMAMAQIATDSTKVYFRSGHSRFEPEMDGNSVAMRHFLEEIRSQAAIDNIERVLVRSYTSPDGVSTANELLSENRSMSLASYIAAETGVDVRLIDRSPGGIAWDELRRMVADDDSVPLRNEVLSIIDNTPVWVYGAGHKIIGSRKKSLMELQGGDVYRWLRHHFFPELHNAEVFLYVRDESLSGKNLVATGLTVKSEPEISDEVPDIVVVTTADTDPEPEADPEPMDEIPYIVGWEIVRDVEFRRFALKANLLYAAIKMPALELEWRVSKNWSVNLEGDVAWWKQKEAHKCYQLAIVSPEVRRIWLRGSRLQHNMYAGLFVGAGLYDLEDGSKGYRGEGVMAGVSFGYSWSLSDVFSIEAGIGAGWMTAQYKEYIPYEDHHIYMRTSNTSYFGPLKLKLAIVWRFGGLVHDEERGGRI, encoded by the coding sequence ATGAAAAGATTGATCATATTTCTTCTGCTGGATATTTTTGTAGGGTCAATGGCCATGGCACAGATCGCCACGGATTCTACGAAGGTCTATTTTCGGTCCGGACACAGCCGTTTCGAACCTGAGATGGACGGTAATTCCGTTGCCATGAGGCATTTTCTGGAGGAGATACGCAGTCAGGCCGCCATTGACAATATAGAGCGTGTGCTTGTGCGGTCGTACACATCACCCGACGGTGTGAGCACAGCCAATGAGCTTCTTAGTGAGAACCGTAGCATGTCACTTGCCTCATATATAGCTGCTGAGACAGGCGTTGATGTCAGATTGATCGACAGATCCCCAGGCGGTATTGCCTGGGATGAGCTGCGCCGGATGGTTGCCGATGACGACAGCGTGCCTCTGAGGAATGAGGTGCTGAGTATAATCGACAATACTCCGGTGTGGGTCTACGGTGCCGGCCATAAGATAATCGGCAGCCGAAAGAAAAGCCTTATGGAGCTGCAAGGGGGCGATGTGTACCGATGGCTCAGGCATCATTTTTTTCCTGAGCTGCATAATGCCGAGGTGTTTCTTTATGTGAGGGATGAGAGCCTTTCGGGAAAGAATCTTGTGGCGACTGGGCTCACAGTGAAAAGCGAGCCGGAGATCAGTGACGAGGTACCCGACATTGTTGTGGTCACTACGGCTGACACTGATCCGGAGCCAGAGGCTGATCCGGAGCCGATGGATGAGATACCGTATATTGTGGGATGGGAGATAGTGCGCGATGTGGAGTTCCGGAGGTTTGCGTTAAAGGCTAATCTCCTCTATGCCGCCATAAAGATGCCGGCTCTCGAACTGGAGTGGCGTGTGAGCAAGAACTGGTCAGTCAATCTGGAGGGTGATGTAGCCTGGTGGAAACAGAAGGAGGCCCATAAGTGCTATCAGCTTGCCATAGTCAGCCCTGAGGTGAGGCGCATATGGCTGCGTGGAAGCAGACTTCAGCATAACATGTATGCGGGTCTCTTTGTGGGAGCAGGGCTGTATGATCTTGAGGACGGCTCAAAAGGTTATCGCGGAGAGGGTGTCATGGCCGGCGTGTCGTTCGGATATTCGTGGTCGCTGTCCGATGTGTTCTCCATTGAAGCCGGTATAGGTGCCGGATGGATGACAGCACAGTATAAAGAATATATTCCTTACGAGGACCATCATATCTATATGCGTACCAGCAACACAAGCTATTTCGGTCCGCTGAAGCTCAAACTGGCGATAGTGTGGCGTTTCGGTGGTTTGGTCCATGATGAAGAAAGGGGGGGCAGGATATGA
- a CDS encoding DUF5119 domain-containing protein, which produces MKLPFYCIALAGLSLAGCREELCYNHFGAADIDFKWSVSQDPSEPGSPTPSPSGVTVIVYDAMGQPNEMYVPPGGGSVNFGENGMQSLLLYNNDTESVLIAGESDGPQSVYATSTAGSRMPPEGLRKLHPDEVVLNPPDMLYAAYVVSHSEVGNHEVMDMKISMEPMVFEYEVRYEFEYGFNRVMDARGAMSGMARWVYLYNGLTMSDRAILVYDCKLSDNAVTAKVMSFGTPGYLPESRMGDDRHVNTLNLEVNLVNGKTKEFNFDITGQLSTQPRGGKVCVSGLRIEDNESSSGSGFDVDMDDWGSNEDIDLPVGGQQ; this is translated from the coding sequence ATGAAATTGCCGTTTTACTGTATTGCTTTGGCTGGTCTGTCACTTGCAGGATGCAGGGAGGAGCTTTGCTATAATCATTTCGGGGCTGCCGATATAGATTTCAAGTGGTCGGTAAGCCAGGATCCATCGGAGCCAGGGTCACCGACGCCGTCACCATCGGGAGTGACAGTGATTGTGTACGATGCCATGGGTCAGCCTAACGAGATGTATGTGCCGCCGGGCGGGGGCAGTGTGAATTTCGGAGAGAACGGAATGCAGTCGCTTCTGCTTTATAACAACGATACGGAGAGTGTGCTTATAGCCGGTGAATCGGATGGTCCGCAGTCGGTTTATGCGACATCCACCGCCGGTTCACGTATGCCGCCCGAAGGGTTGCGTAAGCTGCATCCTGATGAGGTTGTGCTGAATCCTCCTGATATGCTCTATGCCGCCTATGTGGTGTCCCACTCGGAGGTGGGCAATCACGAGGTGATGGATATGAAGATAAGCATGGAGCCTATGGTGTTTGAATATGAGGTGAGATATGAGTTTGAATACGGTTTCAACCGTGTCATGGATGCTCGCGGAGCCATGAGCGGCATGGCAAGATGGGTGTATCTTTACAATGGCTTGACCATGAGTGACCGTGCCATTCTGGTGTATGACTGCAAGTTGTCAGATAATGCTGTGACAGCCAAGGTGATGTCGTTCGGGACACCGGGCTATCTGCCTGAATCGAGGATGGGTGATGACAGGCATGTCAATACGCTGAATCTTGAAGTGAACCTTGTCAACGGCAAGACCAAGGAATTCAATTTCGATATCACCGGGCAGCTTTCGACACAGCCCAGAGGCGGCAAGGTGTGCGTGTCGGGGCTTCGTATAGAGGACAACGAGAGCAGTTCGGGATCGGGGTTTGATGTGGATATGGATGATTGGGGCAGCAATGAGGATATAGATCTTCCGGTGGGCGGACAGCAGTGA
- a CDS encoding fimbrillin family protein, with amino-acid sequence MFNKFLSYAAASLVLASCSSTDVLEENIAAGTAISFSSHVTNSSRAVTSDNLEKFQVYGGYTTASTSDYHTVFNAVAVSKDGDGSWTYEGSSKYWVEGGTYKFYAYSCENVALEKGTPSFSQSGPDAGTFKISDFECSNGHQHDLVYASTNAITAKGTGNSKVSLNFKHILSKVNAKFKSGFPSDFTVEISEVEFRNIYDKANFSSSNELWSGQSRTIEYNAAENKWTSIALPVTGDDKTIQAGKPAEGSDPAVAAKDLTTGPAFFLPVTYSENNVTLSFKIVVKQGDETIKTDYVKGNLKPEWAIGTSYTYNVTINGSAAGVEKIEFEVDASNGVQDWTTSPDVDFNIGA; translated from the coding sequence ATGTTTAACAAATTTCTTTCCTATGCGGCAGCATCCTTAGTGCTTGCCTCATGTTCAAGCACCGATGTGCTCGAAGAGAACATCGCAGCAGGTACCGCAATCAGTTTCAGCTCTCATGTCACCAACTCTTCACGTGCGGTGACCTCTGACAACCTCGAAAAGTTCCAAGTTTATGGAGGCTACACCACCGCTTCAACATCAGATTACCACACGGTATTCAATGCTGTCGCGGTATCAAAAGATGGTGATGGGTCATGGACATATGAGGGTTCATCCAAGTACTGGGTCGAAGGTGGTACATATAAATTTTATGCCTACAGCTGTGAGAATGTCGCCCTAGAAAAAGGCACACCTTCTTTCTCACAGAGTGGTCCTGATGCCGGTACTTTCAAAATCTCAGACTTCGAGTGTTCCAACGGTCACCAGCACGATCTCGTATACGCGTCTACAAACGCTATAACAGCTAAAGGCACAGGCAACAGCAAGGTATCTCTCAACTTCAAACATATCCTGTCAAAAGTAAACGCCAAGTTCAAGAGCGGCTTCCCCTCCGATTTTACCGTTGAGATTTCCGAAGTGGAATTCCGCAACATTTACGACAAAGCTAACTTCTCCTCATCCAACGAACTATGGAGCGGCCAGTCACGCACAATCGAATATAACGCAGCTGAAAATAAATGGACATCCATAGCCCTCCCTGTCACAGGTGATGACAAAACCATTCAGGCCGGCAAACCTGCCGAAGGATCGGACCCTGCTGTGGCAGCCAAAGATCTCACTACTGGTCCGGCATTCTTCCTGCCGGTTACCTACTCAGAAAACAATGTGACGCTGAGCTTTAAAATAGTTGTAAAACAGGGCGATGAAACCATTAAGACCGATTATGTGAAAGGCAACCTCAAACCCGAGTGGGCAATCGGTACATCTTACACCTACAACGTGACTATAAACGGCTCAGCTGCTGGTGTTGAGAAAATAGAATTCGAGGTAGATGCTTCAAACGGAGTTCAGGATTGGACTACATCTCCGGATGTAGATTTCAACATCGGCGCTTAA
- a CDS encoding electron transport complex protein RnfA: MEYISIIITAIFVNNIVFAQFLGICPFIGVSRKLSSAAGMGAAVTFVMVLATAVTWLLQDLVLNPFGLGFMQTIVFILVIAALVQMLEIILKKIAPALYSALGVFLPLITTNCAVLGVAILVVRNGLNLGESLVYAFATAIGFTMAISIFAGIREQLARTEVPAAMRGVPIALICAGLLAMAFMGFSGIKIG, encoded by the coding sequence ATTGAATACATCTCAATAATCATAACGGCAATCTTTGTCAACAACATCGTATTCGCCCAGTTCCTCGGCATCTGCCCTTTCATCGGCGTATCACGCAAACTATCGTCGGCAGCCGGAATGGGAGCCGCAGTGACATTCGTAATGGTCCTTGCCACAGCTGTGACATGGCTGCTCCAGGATCTCGTGCTCAACCCCTTCGGGCTCGGCTTCATGCAGACCATCGTGTTCATTCTCGTCATCGCGGCACTCGTGCAGATGCTTGAGATCATCCTCAAGAAGATAGCTCCCGCGCTCTACAGCGCGCTCGGAGTGTTCCTCCCGCTCATCACCACCAACTGTGCCGTGCTCGGAGTGGCTATACTTGTGGTGCGCAACGGTCTCAACCTCGGCGAATCGCTCGTCTACGCCTTTGCCACCGCCATCGGCTTCACAATGGCGATATCCATCTTTGCAGGCATACGTGAGCAGCTTGCACGCACCGAAGTCCCCGCCGCAATGCGCGGAGTCCCCATCGCGCTCATCTGCGCCGGGCTCCTTGCCATGGCATTCATGGGTTTCTCAGGCATCAAGATAGGCTGA
- a CDS encoding RnfABCDGE type electron transport complex subunit E: MNSKLRILYNGIIAENPTFVLMLGMCPTLGTTGSAMTGMSMGLATMGVLICSNVVISLIKNFVPAKVRIPAYIVVIATFVSVLQLLMEAYLPALNAMLGIFIPLIVVNCILLGRAEAFASRNGVADSCLDGIGIGLGFTVALTILGSVRELLGTGRIFGLEIYPESFGSLIFVLAPGAFIALGLLIALFTKLRTKEA, translated from the coding sequence ATGAATTCAAAACTCAGAATCCTCTATAACGGCATCATTGCCGAGAACCCCACCTTCGTGCTGATGCTGGGCATGTGCCCCACACTCGGCACCACAGGAAGCGCAATGACAGGTATGAGCATGGGGCTCGCCACCATGGGCGTGCTCATATGCTCCAACGTGGTGATATCCCTCATCAAGAACTTCGTCCCCGCCAAAGTGCGCATCCCCGCCTACATCGTGGTCATAGCCACTTTCGTGTCAGTGCTCCAGCTGCTCATGGAGGCATACCTCCCCGCGCTCAATGCCATGCTCGGAATCTTCATCCCGCTCATCGTGGTCAACTGCATCCTGCTCGGGCGTGCCGAGGCATTCGCCTCCCGCAACGGTGTCGCCGACAGCTGTCTCGACGGTATAGGCATCGGTCTGGGTTTCACTGTGGCACTCACCATCCTCGGCTCAGTGCGCGAGCTTCTCGGCACAGGGCGCATATTCGGACTGGAGATCTACCCCGAATCATTCGGCTCACTCATCTTCGTGCTTGCCCCGGGCGCATTCATAGCTCTCGGTCTCCTCATAGCACTCTTCACCAAGTTACGCACTAAAGAAGCCTAA
- a CDS encoding RnfABCDGE type electron transport complex subunit G, with product MKSTLTNMVLSLGIITIIAAALLAGVYTITEAPIKAAQLNKQIEAIKAVTPAFDNDPVNESMEITPQGESVPVKVFPAKMGGKLVGAAVESYSSQGFSGDIKLIYGFDTEGNITGYAVMQHAETPGLGAKMDEWFRSPEGRRSVIGLNPSTSNLTVSKDGGDVDAITAATITSRAFLDALSRAANAFDQLSAQK from the coding sequence ATGAAATCCACACTCACCAACATGGTGCTCTCACTCGGCATCATCACCATAATAGCCGCCGCGCTACTCGCAGGTGTATACACCATAACCGAGGCTCCAATCAAAGCAGCACAGCTCAACAAGCAGATCGAGGCAATCAAGGCTGTCACCCCCGCGTTCGACAACGATCCGGTGAACGAGTCAATGGAGATCACTCCACAGGGAGAATCGGTCCCTGTCAAGGTATTCCCCGCCAAAATGGGAGGAAAACTCGTAGGAGCAGCCGTTGAGAGCTACTCCTCACAAGGATTCTCGGGTGACATCAAGCTTATATACGGATTCGACACCGAAGGCAACATCACAGGTTATGCCGTGATGCAGCATGCCGAGACCCCCGGGCTCGGCGCAAAGATGGACGAATGGTTCCGTTCGCCCGAAGGTCGCCGCAGCGTGATCGGGCTCAACCCTTCCACCTCCAATCTCACTGTCAGCAAGGACGGAGGCGACGTGGATGCCATCACCGCCGCCACAATAACATCGCGCGCATTCCTCGACGCCCTCTCACGTGCCGCCAACGCGTTCGATCAACTTTCAGCACAGAAATAA
- a CDS encoding RnfABCDGE type electron transport complex subunit D yields the protein MDNLITISPSPHAQTPTTVSRLMLHVIIALVPAVLFALYYFGIGAAIVIATSIVGCIAAEYLITRYMLGRKPSIGNLSAVLTGLLLALNLPSNIPVWMVLIGCVVAIGIGKMTFGGLGCNIFNPALVGRVFLLLSFPVAMTTWPEPIVNRMAYTDATTGATILGQLKQNLITPDQINLLDAALGNMGGSMGEVGAIALLLGFAYLLCFRVITWHIPVAIIGTAALFSLCIGAPVGVEILSGGMLLGAIFMATDYVTSPMSRPGMLLYGAMIGIITIIIRQWGAYPEGMSFAILIMNGVTPLINRYMKPRKFGEGRATA from the coding sequence ATGGATAATCTAATCACCATTTCACCATCCCCGCATGCGCAGACACCGACCACTGTAAGCAGGCTGATGCTCCATGTGATCATCGCCCTCGTCCCCGCAGTGCTCTTCGCGCTCTACTACTTCGGGATAGGAGCGGCAATAGTAATCGCCACATCGATTGTTGGGTGCATAGCCGCCGAGTATCTGATCACCCGCTATATGCTTGGCAGAAAGCCATCCATAGGCAATCTTTCGGCAGTCCTCACCGGTCTGCTCCTGGCACTCAACCTCCCGTCCAACATTCCAGTGTGGATGGTGCTCATCGGTTGTGTTGTAGCCATCGGAATAGGCAAAATGACTTTCGGAGGACTGGGATGCAACATCTTCAACCCTGCCCTCGTAGGCCGTGTGTTCCTGCTGCTGTCATTCCCTGTTGCAATGACTACATGGCCCGAGCCTATAGTCAACCGCATGGCATACACTGACGCCACCACCGGAGCCACCATACTCGGACAGCTCAAGCAGAACCTCATCACCCCCGACCAGATCAACCTCCTGGATGCCGCCCTCGGCAACATGGGAGGCTCAATGGGCGAGGTAGGTGCCATAGCCCTGTTGCTCGGTTTTGCCTATCTTCTATGCTTCCGCGTCATCACATGGCACATACCGGTAGCCATAATCGGCACAGCTGCACTTTTCTCACTCTGCATCGGAGCACCGGTCGGGGTAGAAATCCTATCCGGAGGCATGCTCCTCGGAGCCATATTCATGGCTACCGACTATGTGACATCCCCCATGAGCCGCCCGGGAATGCTCCTCTACGGAGCCATGATAGGCATAATAACCATCATCATCCGTCAGTGGGGAGCCTACCCCGAAGGCATGTCGTTCGCCATACTCATAATGAACGGCGTCACACCGCTGATCAACCGATATATGAAACCACGTAAATTTGGCGAAGGGAGGGCAACAGCATGA
- a CDS encoding calcium/sodium antiporter → MFLDIIFLIAGLVLILAGANYMTDGSVALAKRFGMSDFLIGLTIVAMMTSAPELVVSVTSALNASSEMAIGNIVGSNIFNILVIIGITALIRPIAVTRGVLINEIPLVILSSVALLVMGCAPYLDGGPMVLTRVDGIILLLFFIVFMRHTFASAKSAPANDPVASSASGFKPTPLWKAILITLGGLAGLVLGGQWFVEGASGLARAIGWSEGLIGLTILAAGTSLPELATSIVSATKGFSGIALGNVIGSNIFNIFFVLGCTATVTPLSFGGIGIPDLSVLLLASILFWVFGWFYRCRTITRPEGAILVILYIAYMTYLYLNLPA, encoded by the coding sequence ATGTTTCTTGATATAATATTCCTCATAGCCGGGCTTGTGCTGATACTGGCAGGAGCCAACTACATGACCGACGGCTCGGTCGCACTCGCCAAACGCTTCGGCATGAGCGACTTCCTCATAGGGCTTACCATCGTCGCAATGATGACAAGCGCACCCGAACTCGTGGTGTCGGTGACATCGGCACTCAACGCCTCCTCCGAAATGGCGATAGGCAACATAGTTGGCTCCAACATATTCAACATCCTCGTAATCATAGGCATAACAGCCCTGATACGCCCCATAGCCGTAACACGCGGAGTGCTCATCAATGAGATCCCGCTCGTGATACTCTCCTCCGTCGCGCTGCTCGTTATGGGATGCGCACCCTATCTTGACGGCGGTCCGATGGTGCTGACACGAGTCGACGGAATCATCCTGCTGCTGTTCTTCATAGTATTCATGCGCCACACATTCGCCTCGGCAAAATCGGCTCCCGCCAATGACCCTGTGGCATCAAGCGCATCAGGATTCAAGCCCACCCCCCTGTGGAAAGCCATACTCATCACCCTTGGAGGACTCGCAGGATTAGTGCTTGGCGGACAATGGTTCGTTGAGGGCGCATCAGGGCTCGCACGTGCAATCGGATGGAGCGAAGGGCTCATCGGACTCACCATCCTTGCCGCCGGAACATCACTCCCCGAGCTCGCCACATCAATCGTATCGGCAACCAAAGGCTTCTCCGGCATAGCACTCGGCAATGTGATAGGCTCCAATATATTCAACATATTCTTCGTGCTCGGATGCACAGCCACAGTCACCCCGCTGTCATTCGGAGGAATAGGCATCCCCGACCTCTCCGTGCTCCTGCTTGCAAGCATCCTGTTCTGGGTGTTCGGATGGTTCTATCGATGCCGCACCATCACCCGCCCCGAAGGAGCCATACTCGTCATACTCTACATAGCCTACATGACATACCTCTATCTCAATCTTCCGGCATAA
- a CDS encoding HEPN domain-containing protein, translating to MNLYFVKEGKLDKNTARLLNILFSMRQQGDYGDTFDYEKDEIEPLIKKTELMLSSLQSLIGTRQDF from the coding sequence ATCAACCTGTATTTCGTCAAAGAAGGCAAATTGGATAAAAACACAGCCCGACTTTTGAATATATTGTTTTCAATGAGACAACAAGGGGACTACGGTGACACTTTTGATTACGAAAAAGATGAAATCGAGCCTCTGATAAAAAAGACCGAATTAATGCTTTCTTCTTTGCAATCTCTGATCGGTACACGACAAGACTTTTAG
- a CDS encoding HEPN domain-containing protein codes for MGLTDDDRKAIVCYRIEKAFHTLKEAKDVLSLGHLSLCANRLYYSAFYMASALLINHGHSVNTHAGVLRH; via the coding sequence ATGGGGCTAACTGACGACGACCGCAAAGCGATTGTATGCTACCGCATAGAGAAAGCATTCCATACCCTCAAAGAAGCAAAAGACGTGTTGTCTTTAGGGCATCTCAGCCTATGTGCAAACAGGCTTTATTACTCTGCATTTTACATGGCATCCGCATTGTTAATTAATCATGGGCATTCTGTCAATACCCATGCAGGTGTACTCAGACACTAA
- a CDS encoding nucleotidyltransferase domain-containing protein, whose amino-acid sequence MDTINVINLIIREASRLLPKGAKVILFGSRARGTAQENSDWDILILLNKEKRTVEDLDDYGFPFRQLGWDINQEINPIVSTFRDMASGKHSNPLYYNIANEGITIWG is encoded by the coding sequence ATGGATACAATCAATGTCATAAATCTAATCATAAGAGAAGCATCCAGACTTCTTCCTAAAGGAGCCAAGGTGATTCTATTCGGCTCTCGGGCGCGAGGCACAGCCCAAGAAAACTCCGACTGGGACATCCTCATACTTCTCAATAAAGAAAAACGGACGGTCGAGGACCTCGATGACTACGGATTTCCATTTCGTCAGCTTGGGTGGGACATAAATCAAGAAATCAATCCCATAGTCTCCACATTTAGAGACATGGCGTCAGGGAAACATTCAAATCCATTATACTATAATATCGCAAACGAAGGAATAACGATATGGGGCTAA
- a CDS encoding uracil-DNA glycosylase family protein has protein sequence MLETHPFPPYLPSGAKVLIMGTFPPQPHRWAMEFYYPNRTNDFWKIMGLIFFNDPTYLYDTRSRSFRLDLIKDLLDDKGIALHDTGREIRRLRDNASDKYLEIVTPVPLFDLLARIPLCRTIATTGEKAAGVIASITGTETPKMGHMVTDTARNLDIWRMPSTSRAYPLPLENKAAYYATLFNAAGIEP, from the coding sequence ATGCTCGAAACCCATCCCTTTCCGCCCTACCTCCCCTCCGGTGCCAAGGTCTTGATCATGGGCACATTCCCTCCTCAGCCTCACCGCTGGGCTATGGAGTTCTATTACCCCAACCGCACCAACGACTTCTGGAAAATCATGGGGCTCATATTCTTCAACGACCCCACCTACCTCTACGACACAAGGTCCCGCTCATTCCGGCTCGACCTCATCAAAGATCTTCTTGATGACAAAGGGATAGCCCTGCACGACACCGGCCGCGAAATCAGACGCCTGCGTGACAACGCCTCCGACAAATACCTGGAGATAGTCACCCCTGTGCCGCTCTTCGACCTCCTCGCCCGCATCCCCCTGTGCCGCACCATTGCCACCACCGGAGAGAAAGCCGCAGGAGTAATCGCATCGATCACCGGCACAGAAACACCCAAAATGGGGCATATGGTCACCGACACGGCACGAAACCTCGACATATGGCGTATGCCATCAACCTCCCGCGCCTACCCTCTCCCCCTCGAAAACAAAGCCGCCTACTACGCCACCCTCTTCAACGCCGCAGGAATAGAGCCGTAA
- the efp gene encoding elongation factor P, translating into MATTADFKNGMCLDIDGQYFFIVEFLHVKPGKGPAFVRTKLKNVQTGRVLDKTWNSGVKVNEVRIERRPYQYSYKDDMGYHFLHTETWEEVIIAGESIEGVQFLKDGDICEAMVHAESETILTCEMPTSVTLEITYTEPGIKGDTATNTLKPATVETGAEVRVPLFCNIGDKVVIDTRDGSYKERVKE; encoded by the coding sequence ATGGCAACAACTGCAGACTTCAAGAACGGTATGTGCCTCGACATCGACGGGCAGTACTTCTTCATCGTAGAATTCCTTCACGTAAAGCCCGGCAAAGGACCGGCTTTCGTCCGCACAAAACTTAAGAACGTCCAGACAGGCCGCGTACTCGACAAGACCTGGAACTCCGGCGTAAAGGTAAATGAAGTGCGCATCGAGCGTCGCCCCTACCAGTACAGCTACAAGGACGATATGGGCTACCACTTCCTCCACACCGAGACTTGGGAAGAAGTGATCATAGCCGGCGAAAGCATCGAAGGCGTACAGTTCCTCAAGGACGGTGACATCTGCGAAGCAATGGTACACGCCGAGAGCGAAACAATCCTCACCTGCGAGATGCCCACCTCAGTGACTCTTGAGATCACCTACACCGAACCCGGCATCAAGGGCGACACCGCTACCAACACCCTCAAGCCCGCTACCGTAGAGACCGGAGCAGAGGTGCGCGTGCCCCTCTTCTGCAACATCGGCGACAAGGTAGTCATCGACACCCGCGACGGTTCCTACAAAGAACGCGTCAAGGAATAA
- a CDS encoding peptidylprolyl isomerase, with protein sequence MDKIQPGKYVEIAYDLYASLPGEPETQVHTVEPADPERFIFGITPGLIPALASALEGLEQGASFDVKVPAEEGIPFNPDDVASLDRDLFLDDKGNIDSRVKPGARIPMYTADGYQITGLVKEVTSEHVIMDFNHPLVGQALHFANGKVVTVRDATPEEIHPSPCGGGCGGCGGGCGSADGSDDSCCDNGGCCGGCN encoded by the coding sequence ATGGATAAGATACAACCAGGCAAATACGTCGAGATAGCCTACGACCTCTACGCATCCCTCCCCGGCGAACCGGAGACACAGGTGCACACCGTAGAGCCCGCCGATCCCGAACGGTTCATCTTCGGCATCACCCCCGGACTCATACCTGCACTTGCCTCCGCACTCGAAGGGCTTGAGCAAGGAGCGTCATTCGACGTGAAAGTCCCCGCCGAGGAAGGCATACCGTTCAACCCCGACGACGTGGCATCACTTGACCGCGACCTCTTCCTTGACGACAAAGGCAACATCGACTCGCGCGTAAAGCCCGGAGCAAGAATCCCCATGTACACCGCCGACGGCTACCAGATCACAGGATTGGTGAAAGAAGTGACCTCCGAACACGTCATAATGGACTTCAACCATCCCCTCGTAGGGCAGGCACTCCACTTCGCCAACGGCAAAGTAGTCACCGTGCGTGACGCCACCCCCGAAGAGATCCATCCCTCTCCATGCGGCGGAGGATGCGGCGGTTGTGGCGGAGGATGCGGATCTGCCGACGGCAGCGACGACTCCTGCTGCGACAACGGCGGATGCTGCGGCGGATGCAACTGA
- a CDS encoding zinc ribbon domain-containing protein: MAKDQAKIDQANSVEHRLRSLYELQTILSEIDRIRTIRGELPEEVRDLEDVIAGLHTRIDKYNHEIEDLRSQSAQEQNKIKVAEEQIATYKTQLDNVRNNREFDLLSKEIEYQTLEIQLSEKRIGQYSREIEAKTAEIASAEENLTDRNIILSDKRQQLEEIISETKKDEEVLRAKAKDLEARIDDPRTLAAFKRIRKNARNGLGVVYIQRNACGGCFNRIPPQKQMEIKMHKKIIVCEYCGRIMIDPDLAGISTEQ, from the coding sequence ATGGCCAAAGATCAAGCTAAAATCGACCAGGCTAACTCGGTAGAGCACCGCCTCCGCTCACTCTACGAGCTTCAGACAATCCTTTCGGAAATCGACCGCATCCGCACCATCCGCGGCGAGCTCCCCGAGGAAGTGCGTGACCTGGAGGACGTAATCGCCGGGCTCCACACCCGCATCGACAAGTACAACCACGAAATCGAGGACCTACGCTCCCAGTCAGCACAGGAGCAGAACAAGATAAAAGTCGCAGAGGAGCAGATTGCCACCTACAAGACTCAGCTCGACAACGTGAGAAACAACCGCGAGTTTGACCTCCTCTCAAAAGAGATAGAATACCAGACTCTTGAGATCCAGCTCTCCGAGAAGCGCATCGGTCAGTACAGCCGCGAAATCGAGGCAAAGACCGCCGAGATCGCATCTGCCGAAGAGAACCTCACCGACCGCAACATCATCCTCTCCGACAAGCGTCAGCAGCTCGAAGAGATCATCTCCGAGACCAAGAAGGACGAGGAAGTGCTACGCGCCAAAGCCAAGGACCTCGAAGCACGCATCGACGACCCGCGCACACTCGCAGCGTTCAAGCGCATCCGCAAGAACGCCCGCAACGGACTCGGCGTGGTCTACATCCAGCGCAACGCCTGCGGCGGATGCTTCAACCGCATCCCCCCGCAGAAACAGATGGAAATCAAGATGCACAAAAAGATCATCGTATGCGAATACTGCGGACGCATCATGATCGACCCCGATCTCGCAGGCATCAGCACCGAACAATAA